CCAACAGTAGAGCTTATTATACTCAAAGCATCCCCTTATGTTAGTAATATGGCAAATCATGCTGATCACTAACTACATATGCAGCAATTCTTGGCCATATgtcctaatattttttttaaaaaaattattacattaaATGACGTATATGATGTTCACACATGAATTAATTCGAATTTCCGTTTACATATGGGACTCGAACACTTACACTTATATTAGACAACAATGCACTAATCAACCCATGTCTCAACAAAAAACCAGACATCCTAATAATTAACACATGTAGCATCTAATCTCAATATAATGCCGACATGGAatctaagaagaagaaaaaacataGATGTGGAATGACTTACTGAAGAGTTGAATTACTAAGAGTAGTAGGATAAAAATGTGTTTCTTAAACACGAGGAATCGTGCGAAACATTCGGTGGTTCAAGTGTCACATCGGTATTAGTTGTTGGCTCATTCCATCTCCGTAATTGGTCAATTATGTTGAATGGCAGAAAGCTAGACAACTCTAATTTTCCACATAAATTGGAGAGCTTGAAAACTAATTGAGCCAACCTTGACGTGACACATCGCCATCGCTACATTAATCACCACATGATCCATCCACTTTGGTGATCACAAGGCAAGATTAATGAATATACCAAccaaatagattaaaaattagtACCTAATAAaaggaaagaatatatatatatatatatatatatatatatatatatatcaacacaAAAAGATCTGTGTCGGTGGCTACGACTTTTCTAAGCCACCGTAGTTAATCCAATCACATCACTTCTTCGTTCCATTTCTACTGTTCGAATAATTTGATCTAAttcttttttttgggggggggggagggagggtTAGGTTTAAACAGAGACCCGTCCCTCTTTATCCCAACTTTAAATTAATTacaataagaaaaaaatcattataatcaaaatattactCTTCCAAGGAGATCAATGGTCGTCAGCCGCCTCCGAAGCGCACACGAAGTTTCCTGGGTCCCACATGCGGCCGATGGGGTCCACTCAAGAACCCACACAACTCCTCCCATGTCCCATAGGGCCACACACGTACGTGTTTTACCAATCGTTGCCGGTGCAACTCTAATAAATACATATATTAATaacagggagagagagagagagagagagagagagagaggaaggaggaagatagAAAGCTTACTTTGGCTGCCATCTGAGAGAGAGTGGAGAGCTTTCTTGACTTGTGAGCCGGCGAAGGAGACGAGGATGGGGAGGAAAAGAGACGCGGAAGCGGAGCTCAACCTGCCACCGGGGTTCCGCTTCCACCCCACGGACGAAGAGCTCGTCGTGCACTACCTCTGCCGGAAGATGGCCTGCCTGTGCCTACCCGCACCCATCATCGTCGACATCGATCTCTACAAGCACAACCCCTGGGAGCTACCAGGTACTGCACATAAAATGATACCAAGCATCAGTTAACATGCTCTGTTAGCCGAAACAAACATGAGATGTTGGGAAGTATCTCGTAACAGATAAGGCATCGTTTGGGCAGAGAGAGTGGTACTTCTTCACTCCTCGTAACAGGAAGTACCTCAACGGCTCGAGACCCAACAGGGCCGCCGGGAAGGGATACTGGAAGGCAACTGGTGCCGATAAGCCGATCTCAGCAAAGGGCAGCGAAAGGACTTTGGGTATCAAAAAAGCTTTGGTCTTCTACACCGGCAAGGCACCAAGAGGCGTGAAGACCGATTGGATCATGCATGAGTACAGGTTGGCTGATGCAAGCCGCAGCTCCAACAAGGGAAGCCTAAGGGTATACAACACGAACGAGAACATAAGTTTGCGTTCTGCTCAAGAAACATGCATGCTGTAATACCAATGCTTGTCTAaagaataatttcgattcatgCAGTTGGATGACTGGGTTCTTTGCCGGCTATACAACAAGAAGAATACCTGGGAGAAGATGCAGCAACAGCAGGAGACATCCTCAGGAGAGACCATGGGTTCGGTGGGCGAGACAGGCTCAGACAGCTTGAGGACACCAGAATTCGATGTCGAGCACAAGGTTGGGCTGCCTTATTTTGATGATCTTGGCTATCCATCCCAAGCTGCTGCCAGAATGCAAGCATCGAGCAACAGCAAAACAACAGCTGGGATTCAGATGGCAGAAGAGAGTCAAAAAGAAGATAACGAATGGTTCATGGACTTGAAACTGGATGACTTGCAGAGCTCTTACATGAACGTTCGATCGATGCAAATGATGGATGCAACAAATCAAGACTTTGTACCTCCAGTGCCAAGGCCAAATCATACGGACATGCTGCCATTCTGAACTAAATTAAAAGTCAAACTGTAAATAGCTTAGAACTACAGCTACAGGGTGATGGGAGATCAAAGAACTAGAAGAAaccattaatttttttctttatttgaaaccattgatttgtttttctttatttattttatgcattATAAACAAGCATTGGTTATGATGCACTTGTAGTGAATTCCATCTAGATATACTTGGAGAAACTACTTGATCTTTCTGATAAAAGTGTCAAGTGATTACAAGGTTTAGCAATGGAATCTATTCTTATATTAAGAAAGTATGAGCAATATCTTGTAGTGCTACTGCCTTTTGTTTTAGCAAATAGAGATTTTGAGCATCAAAGAATACAAACACATCAAATATAAATAAGCTTTGTAAAAAATTATCAAAGAACGAGTACTACGCTGGACTAAGTGTCAGTAAGATTTTTCCTTCACGACTTGACTAATATGGAAATAATTTTTTCATATAGTACCATACATCTGATGGAGAAGTTGGACTTGTCACTCATCGACTATTCTGAATTGGTCCCAGTAAACATAAAACTCTCAGCAGAAGTCCTTTCTATGATGGTTAGAGTTAActttgtttaaaaaaatataggCATAAACTACTAGGCATAGGCTGAAATAAgatgtaagaagaagaagaaacaattgAAGAATCTTTATCCCATGTTGGATTCACACTAAGTTCCATCTAGCAACAAATAAGATATAAGTTTCTTTTCTGATGAGTGAATGAAATAAAGTAACACTGTTATCATGAAGCCAAGACTTGTTGCTTCAATGAGTCAGTGATGTACAGGTCTAGGTGACTGCCATTTTCCTTTTTATCCCCTTCAGAAAAGCTCATAATTCAACCTATGTTTTATAAAGCCCTCAGCATGAATGCTCCTAATAcacaatataatgaaaatgcaaaacaaATTTCATAAGTATCAGTATCAAGAGAAGCAGGGTATCCTATTTTTGGCAGCTGAAGGATACATATGTGCACAATAACAGCTAGAACAAGATTGGCATCGTGAATTTTCATGGTCTTGTAATATGAAGAAGTTTTCCTTTACAAGAAGTATAAACAGAGAGAGAGGAAACGCACCAAGCTATGGAGGTCCTGCAACAGTAGATAATTGTATCCTGAGTATTCTCATTGGAATGGTAATCAACATAGATAGCTCTTCAGCTATGAAAGAATTGCTCCATAAAGATGTATTGAAAGATAGGCCTCAAGACTCTTAGATAAAGGATCCCAAATCAACTTGCTTGTTCTCCAGTTCTACCTACTATACAGATATCCATCCCAATGACTTCTTTATCAGAAAAGAGAGCTTGTATTATCGTCTCCAGCTTCGGTTCTAGAAGTATACTTCTTAAAATCAATAGCTTCTTCATATTTCCATGTAATCAGGCACATACTCTGTAACTAAAACCAAGGCATCTTACTCCACTCCCATTATTCCATTCTAGTCAAATGATAAGTAAAACTCTTATCTTGCGTTCATCGTCAAAGATCACGTAACATGTCACCCTTACACATACCATCAAACACGTCATGTGCGTAATTCTTGCTAATGTTACTCACAGATCTCCACTGACGAGCTGACCATTCGACCACATAGAAGGCATAAGTAGCTGTTCACAGTCAGATGCTATGGACCCACTCAAACAGTTCCTCTGATCTCCGTCTCAGGCACCCAAGAACTGAGTCAACATCGAAGAGTAGGCCGTGAACAGAGTTGCCACTGCCATCATCTCTCCGATGATCACAAGAAATATTACTCCTACGCATACCATCATGTTCACAGTCAGATGCTATGGACCCACTCAAACAGTTCCTCTGATCTCCGTCTCAGGCACCCAAGAACTGAGTCAACATCGAAGAGTAGGCCGTGAACAGAGTTGCCACTGCCATCATCTCTCCGATGATCACAAGAAATATTACTCCTACGCATACCATCATGTTCACAGTCAGATGCTATGGACCCACTCAAACAGTTCCTCTGATCTCCGTCTCAGGCACCCAAGAACTGAGTCAACATCGAAGAGTAGGCCGTGAACAGAGTTGCCACTGCCATCATCTCTCTGATGATCACAAGAAATGTTACTCTTACAAATACCATCAAACACGTCATGTGCGTAATTCTTGCTAATGTTACTCACAGATCTCCACTGACGAGATGACCATTCGACCACATAGAAGGCATAAGTAGCTGTTCACAGTCAGATGCTATGGACCCACTCAAACAGTTCCTCTGATCTCCGTCTCAGGCACCCAAGAACTGAGTCAACATCGAAGAGTAAGCCGTGAACAGAGTTGCCACTGCCATCATCTCTCCGATGATCACAAGAAATGTTACTCCTACGCATACCATCAAACATGTCATGTGCGCAATTCTTGCTTATGTTACTCACAGATCTCCACTGACGAACTGAACAATTCGACCACACAGAAGGCATAAGTAGCTGTTCATAGTCAGATGCTATGGACCCACTCAAACAGTTCCTCTGATCTCCGTCTCAGGCACCCAAGAACCGAGTCGACATCGAAGAGTAGGTCGTCAAAAGAGTTGCCACTGCCATCATCTCTCTGATGAACACAAGAAATGTTACTCTTACACATATCTTCAAACACGTCGTGCGCGTAATTCTTGTTAATGTTTCTCGCAGAGCTCCTCTGACGAACCGAACCACTCAGACCACATAGAAGGCATAAGTAGCTGTTCATAGTCAGATGCTATGGACCCACTCAAACAGTTCCTCTGATCTCCGTCTCAGGCACCCAAGAACCGAGTCGACATCGAAGAGTAGGTCGTCAAAAGAGTTGCCACTGCCATCATCTCTCTGATGATCACAAGAAATGTTACTCTTACACATACCATCAAACACATCATGTGCGTAATGCTTGCTAATGTTTCTCGCAGATCTCCACTGACGAACGTAACCACTCGACCACGTAGAAGGCATAAGTAGCTGTACATAGTCAGATGCTATGGACCCACTCAACCAGTTCCTCTGATCTCCGTCTCAGGCACCCAAGAACAGAGTCGACATCGAAGAGTAAGTCTGTGAAAAGAGTTGTCACTGCCATCATCTCTTCTCTGCCAACACTCGTAATGATCACAAGAAGCAACCGGAACGCTTCTAGGAAGGAGTATGAAGAGAAAGGGTTCCAAGGAAGGGTTGAATGGAATGTTCTGGGCAGTGGCGGCCGCACCCGATCGGACCTCAAACCGAGGCACAAATCAGGATGGGCCATTACAGAAAGCCTAAAGGGTGGTGGCTCGATGGTCTCTTGTGTCATGGACTTGCCTCCTGTCTCCATTGCTTCTTCGAGTTACAAGGTCTCCAGGAATCCACAGGA
Above is a genomic segment from Musa acuminata AAA Group cultivar baxijiao chromosome BXJ3-4, Cavendish_Baxijiao_AAA, whole genome shotgun sequence containing:
- the LOC135635416 gene encoding NAC domain-containing protein 68-like, translated to MGRKRDAEAELNLPPGFRFHPTDEELVVHYLCRKMACLCLPAPIIVDIDLYKHNPWELPDKASFGQREWYFFTPRNRKYLNGSRPNRAAGKGYWKATGADKPISAKGSERTLGIKKALVFYTGKAPRGVKTDWIMHEYRLADASRSSNKGSLRLDDWVLCRLYNKKNTWEKMQQQQETSSGETMGSVGETGSDSLRTPEFDVEHKVGLPYFDDLGYPSQAAARMQASSNSKTTAGIQMAEESQKEDNEWFMDLKLDDLQSSYMNVRSMQMMDATNQDFVPPVPRPNHTDMLPF